The Rhodocytophaga rosea genome has a segment encoding these proteins:
- a CDS encoding TPR end-of-group domain-containing protein has protein sequence MRISSPIPNFFGRLIAILPALWITACTSESHSIDYLGQTPPGMQAELFAPDLISTNNYEHSAPAFSPDGTTVLWTVVNKTYRGSLFEMTYVNGKWSAPHRPSFADTTADDYYPSFSADGKKLYFSSRRKVPSGYTPTSDMRIWEVERTADGWGVPIPFDTVASKGIEYAHSIAANGAVYFSSPLGGGTNMNIQKTESQNGKYMPLALIPFSINSVDYEDGPYISPDESFLIFESQRPEGIEGSLDLYISFKLKDGQWSLPVNMGPTINSKSSERFAKLSPDGKYLFFGSNRNMSAENWGFDIFWIDAKVIDELRNNEISQTAIEQALGEELIDALYKNEVDRSEVGLKKWLSSYPNSLDAIVIYSSVLRKQKNYAEAEKLLNNTAPDWNKNVSILMEKALVKFGLNKDDAARTLLAPLLQESARLRDRYMYLSNSLLDMKKFNLSDAYFEKAIAIHSNGYEYLRRARKLAHIGEKDKALEHLYKAVALGLNARQEFQNDPDLVSLQSDVRFQKLLETSD, from the coding sequence ATGCGAATTTCCTCTCCAATTCCTAACTTCTTCGGCAGGCTGATCGCCATTCTACCAGCGCTATGGATAACGGCATGTACATCTGAATCGCATTCTATCGATTATCTGGGACAGACACCGCCAGGTATGCAGGCTGAGTTGTTTGCGCCTGATCTAATCAGCACTAATAATTATGAGCATAGCGCCCCGGCTTTTTCACCAGATGGCACCACTGTTCTCTGGACGGTTGTTAACAAAACGTACCGTGGTTCTCTCTTTGAAATGACCTATGTAAATGGGAAATGGTCAGCGCCACACCGGCCTTCGTTTGCCGATACTACTGCCGATGATTATTATCCTTCCTTTTCGGCAGATGGAAAGAAACTATATTTCAGCTCCAGAAGAAAAGTACCTTCCGGCTATACTCCAACCAGCGACATGCGCATCTGGGAAGTGGAACGAACAGCAGATGGCTGGGGAGTGCCTATTCCGTTTGATACAGTGGCTTCGAAAGGAATTGAGTATGCACATTCTATCGCAGCTAATGGTGCCGTTTATTTTTCTTCTCCCTTAGGCGGGGGCACAAATATGAATATTCAAAAGACGGAAAGCCAGAATGGCAAGTATATGCCTTTAGCTCTGATTCCATTCAGCATCAATAGTGTAGATTATGAAGATGGACCCTATATTTCTCCGGATGAAAGTTTCCTGATTTTTGAATCGCAAAGGCCCGAAGGAATAGAAGGCAGCCTGGACTTATATATTTCATTTAAGTTAAAAGACGGCCAGTGGAGCCTGCCAGTGAATATGGGTCCAACAATTAATTCCAAAAGCTCCGAAAGGTTTGCCAAACTATCGCCTGATGGAAAATATTTATTCTTTGGCAGCAACCGCAATATGTCGGCTGAAAACTGGGGATTTGATATATTCTGGATTGATGCGAAAGTGATTGATGAACTGAGAAATAATGAAATATCTCAAACTGCGATTGAACAGGCTCTTGGAGAAGAACTCATTGATGCATTGTATAAAAATGAAGTGGATCGTTCTGAGGTTGGGTTAAAAAAGTGGCTCAGTAGTTATCCCAACAGCCTGGACGCTATCGTAATTTATAGTTCAGTGCTGCGAAAGCAGAAAAATTATGCAGAAGCTGAGAAATTGCTCAACAATACTGCCCCTGATTGGAATAAGAATGTAAGCATCCTGATGGAAAAGGCACTAGTAAAGTTCGGATTAAACAAAGACGACGCAGCCAGAACGTTATTAGCCCCCCTATTGCAGGAAAGCGCCCGGTTGCGGGATCGATATATGTATCTGTCGAATTCGCTGCTCGATATGAAAAAGTTTAATTTAAGCGATGCCTACTTTGAAAAAGCAATTGCGATTCATTCAAATGGCTATGAATACCTGAGGCGAGCCCGTAAGCTGGCACATATTGGTGAAAAAGATAAAGCATTGGAGCATTTATATAAAGCCGTCGCACTTGGCCTCAATGCCAGACAGGAGTTCCAGAATGACCCAGACCTCGTATCCTTACAATCGGATGTCCGTTTTCAGAAATTGCTGGAAACATCAGATTAG
- a CDS encoding transposase — MEILDKDSIDKYILANLSVGLRGKECSTELMRAVVGLILYRLKTGCQWRLLPLQQFFTAESLTWQGVYYHYNEWVKDGSWTKVWIAILSAHKDKLDLSSGQLDGSHTICKQGGEAVGYQGRKAAKTTNSLFLADNQGQMLACASPQEGQHHDLFNIETLFEELCEMLSKAGIEIKGLFLNADAGFDSQELRKLCKEKEIEANIATIQEMGQ, encoded by the coding sequence ATGGAAATCTTAGATAAAGATAGCATAGATAAATACATATTAGCAAATCTTTCGGTAGGCTTGCGGGGCAAAGAATGTAGTACAGAATTGATGAGAGCAGTGGTAGGCTTGATTTTATATCGGTTAAAAACAGGTTGCCAATGGAGATTATTGCCCTTACAACAATTTTTTACCGCAGAAAGCCTTACCTGGCAGGGAGTGTATTATCATTATAATGAATGGGTCAAAGACGGAAGTTGGACCAAAGTATGGATAGCCATTTTATCGGCCCATAAGGATAAATTAGATTTGTCAAGTGGGCAGTTGGATGGCAGCCATACCATTTGTAAGCAAGGAGGAGAAGCAGTGGGTTATCAAGGGAGAAAAGCGGCTAAGACGACTAATTCTTTGTTTTTAGCTGATAATCAGGGGCAAATGTTAGCTTGTGCCAGCCCACAAGAAGGTCAGCACCATGATCTATTTAATATTGAGACTTTATTTGAAGAACTCTGTGAGATGCTCTCCAAAGCAGGTATAGAGATAAAAGGTTTGTTTTTGAATGCAGATGCAGGTTTTGATTCACAAGAGTTGAGAAAACTATGCAAGGAAAAAGAAATAGAAGCTAACATTGCCACTATCCAAGAAATGGGGCAGTAG
- a CDS encoding LytR/AlgR family response regulator transcription factor: MTLSCIAVDDEPLALGLVCAFIEQTPFLKLAGRYSSAIEALRGLHEQAVDLIFLDIQMPDLNGIELARVLDRSGANTGPRIIFTTAFNQYAIEGYKVDALDYLLKPFGYDEFLRAANKARSYAERFQQPTIPLALPAKEEPEEEYLFLKVEYQLVRVAFKDILYIEGLKDYVKVYVQGNKNPILTLTSLKALEEKLPARRFMRIHRSFIVSLEQVKAITKNSVQIGDITITVSDQYKDAFSQFLSRWTS, encoded by the coding sequence ATTACCCTCAGTTGTATTGCTGTAGATGATGAACCCCTGGCTTTGGGCCTGGTGTGTGCGTTTATTGAGCAAACGCCTTTTTTAAAGCTGGCAGGCCGTTACAGCAGTGCGATAGAAGCCTTGCGTGGACTACATGAACAAGCGGTAGACCTTATTTTTTTAGATATTCAAATGCCTGATCTGAATGGGATCGAACTCGCCAGGGTACTAGACCGCAGTGGAGCCAATACAGGTCCTAGAATTATTTTTACTACTGCTTTTAACCAGTATGCCATAGAAGGATATAAAGTAGATGCCCTCGATTATCTGTTGAAACCCTTTGGCTATGATGAGTTTTTAAGAGCCGCCAACAAAGCCCGTTCTTATGCAGAGCGCTTCCAGCAACCAACTATACCATTGGCACTTCCCGCAAAGGAAGAACCGGAGGAAGAATATTTGTTTTTGAAAGTAGAATACCAGCTGGTACGGGTAGCCTTTAAAGACATTCTTTATATTGAAGGATTAAAAGATTATGTAAAAGTGTATGTACAGGGAAATAAAAATCCTATTCTTACTTTAACCAGCCTCAAAGCATTGGAAGAAAAGCTGCCAGCCAGGCGGTTTATGCGGATTCACCGGTCTTTTATTGTTTCCCTGGAACAAGTAAAAGCCATTACCAAAAATAGCGTACAAATAGGAGATATTACCATCACCGTAAGCGACCAGTACAAGGATGCATTCAGCCAGTTCCTCAGCCGCTGGACAAGCTAA
- a CDS encoding sensor histidine kinase, translated as MASIFSRLPLFLVHGLVWVLLGLMLLVFSPLNMNVTLPAEFWIKQGILFCLWIGAFYINILIWVPKFLFENKINLFVLSAFGTTLVVIALIWLTEYSLNLPTLMHQAFHPEKHIPGESKSVPLWALTFPFFSTLMALGIGTTIAAVQKSQKDTLLRQEEALLRKTLEQQRTNSELSFLKAQINPHFFFNTLNNIYALTMLNVESSRQALLKLSRMMRYVLYDTQKDMVLLSQEIAFIQDYIELMQLRLTDKVEISFQKPTPLRDVQIAPMILLPFVENAFKHGVSSLHASRISIALQQQPGQLEVKVRNTMFSEQNKSLEQGNGIGLVNTRRRLDLLYPDHYNLSVAEDTTQHEYLVHLTLDLS; from the coding sequence ATGGCAAGTATTTTCAGTCGTCTTCCTTTATTCCTGGTTCACGGATTAGTATGGGTATTATTGGGATTAATGCTGCTGGTATTTTCGCCACTCAATATGAATGTGACCCTGCCTGCCGAGTTCTGGATAAAGCAAGGAATATTGTTCTGTTTGTGGATAGGAGCTTTCTATATAAATATATTGATTTGGGTGCCAAAATTTTTATTCGAAAATAAAATCAATCTGTTCGTTTTATCTGCTTTTGGAACCACTCTTGTCGTGATCGCCCTGATCTGGTTAACCGAATACTCCCTGAATTTGCCAACATTGATGCACCAGGCGTTTCATCCGGAAAAGCATATTCCCGGTGAAAGCAAAAGCGTTCCTTTGTGGGCATTAACCTTTCCCTTTTTCAGTACTTTAATGGCCTTAGGCATTGGTACTACCATAGCTGCCGTACAGAAGTCTCAGAAAGATACCTTGCTGCGGCAGGAAGAAGCCTTGCTTCGCAAAACCCTGGAACAGCAGCGGACTAATTCCGAACTTTCATTTCTGAAAGCACAGATCAATCCGCACTTCTTTTTTAATACCCTCAACAATATTTATGCGCTCACCATGCTCAATGTGGAATCGTCCAGGCAAGCCTTGCTTAAACTCTCCCGCATGATGCGCTATGTGCTGTATGATACCCAAAAAGATATGGTATTGCTGAGCCAGGAAATTGCTTTTATCCAGGATTATATCGAGCTCATGCAATTGCGCCTGACAGATAAGGTGGAAATTTCATTTCAGAAACCTACTCCCCTGAGAGATGTACAAATTGCGCCTATGATCCTGCTTCCTTTTGTAGAAAATGCCTTTAAACATGGCGTAAGTTCCTTGCATGCCAGCCGCATTAGTATTGCATTGCAGCAGCAACCCGGCCAGCTGGAAGTAAAGGTTCGTAATACTATGTTCTCCGAACAAAACAAATCTCTGGAGCAAGGCAATGGCATTGGTTTAGTTAACACCCGCCGCCGGCTAGATTTGCTGTATCCTGATCATTATAATTTATCTGTAGCTGAAGATACTACCCAACATGAATATCTGGTTCACCTAACCCTTGATCTGTCATGA
- a CDS encoding TonB-dependent receptor domain-containing protein, whose product MKKVLILLTFLGYCQFLLAQTPAGNGQPGAEATARLVTAGKGRISGTVTDASNSEPVAYATVALMQPSSKTPVDGAVADENGKFSITKVAEGDYKVVISFIGYEDKVIDNIKVSDNKAEINLGTIKVSPTVQELNEVTVQGQKDLIEEKVDRTVYNAENDATNRGGDATDVLRKVPMLSVDLDGNVSMRGSQNLKVLINNRPSTITAGSVADALKQIPSDMIKSVEVITSPSAKYDAEGSGGIINIITKKNNLQGFSLNVDGSAGTRGSDLRMQGSYNKGKMGFTLGGGGRFGYNIKGEFDNTQQTYSYDESGILTGTFLNTQQASTRNQFLFGRYNFGWDYNINKNNYLNASVQFGARNRNTYQDNLFTQSYQNDAFIGSGLRNVDVSDLSNNVDVNLNYTHNFSKPGQELSILSQYSRNNATNNFINSVLQEDDLSITSRLKNLNESYNQETTVQIDYQTPLAKNQMLELGAKDIIRQVTSNFTYYAADGPTGEYVPLTDTRLTNVFNYDQNVTSGYLSYTLNFLKDYTLKAGSRYEYTTINAKFQQEQDEITIPSYGTLVPSVNISKKLKNGNTLKAAYNRRIQRPSLQFLNPNVQASNPLSETVGNPDLRPEFTNNYEVGYNTYIKKTSLSFSAFMRNTTGSIQANRTPVGDVIRTTYENIGKEDAYGLSVFGNVSLSNKLSFNAGTDMYYAVLNNNVSNAMYKASNEGFVYNIRGMGSYTIGDGWGLQLFGFYRGRQVQLQGFQGGFGIYSLSLRKEFNDKKASIGFGAENFFTTAVKMRSELASPILTQSSVNTMRNMSFKVTFSYRIGKMTMNTRRSKSVTNDDLKGNEGGGNAQESGAQMGGGQPQTPRGTQGQMPAVLPKGTQNTKPNTTPADSTQTENAAPAELSGKWAGKMGMFDATFNLKAAGDQLTGTMSTQMGETPITNGKITGNTFSFTVSVNGNEIPFQGKLEGGQLLIDTEFRGNPVRGNFIKQ is encoded by the coding sequence ATGAAAAAGGTTTTAATTCTGCTGACTTTCCTAGGCTACTGTCAGTTTCTGTTGGCACAAACTCCCGCTGGCAATGGCCAGCCTGGTGCCGAAGCCACAGCCAGATTAGTAACAGCAGGTAAAGGACGAATTTCTGGAACCGTAACGGATGCCAGTAATAGCGAACCTGTTGCTTATGCGACTGTTGCCCTGATGCAGCCATCCAGCAAAACACCTGTGGATGGAGCTGTAGCAGATGAGAACGGTAAATTTTCTATTACTAAAGTAGCAGAGGGAGACTATAAAGTAGTGATTTCTTTTATAGGTTATGAAGACAAAGTGATAGACAATATCAAGGTTTCCGATAACAAAGCAGAAATCAACTTAGGAACCATTAAAGTAAGCCCTACGGTGCAGGAATTAAATGAAGTGACTGTACAAGGGCAAAAAGACCTGATTGAAGAAAAAGTAGACCGCACTGTATATAATGCCGAAAATGATGCCACCAACAGAGGAGGCGATGCTACCGATGTATTGCGGAAAGTACCCATGTTATCCGTTGATTTAGATGGCAATGTGTCTATGAGAGGCAGCCAGAACCTGAAAGTATTAATTAACAACCGTCCTTCCACCATTACAGCCGGAAGTGTAGCAGATGCTTTAAAACAAATTCCTTCCGACATGATTAAATCCGTAGAGGTGATCACTTCGCCTTCTGCTAAATATGATGCCGAAGGTTCAGGCGGTATTATCAACATCATCACCAAGAAGAATAATTTACAAGGCTTTTCGCTGAATGTAGATGGCAGCGCTGGTACCAGAGGTTCTGATCTGCGGATGCAAGGCAGTTATAATAAAGGCAAGATGGGCTTTACCTTAGGTGGTGGCGGAAGATTTGGATATAACATCAAAGGAGAATTTGACAATACCCAGCAAACCTATTCCTACGATGAAAGTGGTATTCTGACAGGTACATTCTTAAATACCCAGCAGGCATCTACCAGAAATCAGTTTTTGTTTGGCCGCTATAACTTCGGATGGGACTACAATATCAATAAGAATAATTACCTCAACGCTTCCGTTCAGTTTGGTGCCCGTAACCGCAATACCTACCAGGATAATTTATTTACCCAATCGTATCAGAATGATGCCTTTATTGGGAGCGGCCTTCGTAATGTAGATGTATCGGATTTATCCAATAATGTAGACGTGAACCTGAACTATACTCATAATTTCAGTAAGCCCGGACAGGAACTGAGCATCCTTTCTCAGTATAGCCGGAATAATGCCACTAACAATTTTATAAATTCCGTTTTACAGGAGGATGATTTATCGATAACAAGCCGGTTAAAAAACCTCAATGAAAGCTATAACCAGGAAACTACTGTTCAGATCGATTATCAGACACCGCTTGCTAAAAATCAAATGCTGGAACTGGGTGCAAAAGACATTATCCGCCAGGTAACCAGTAATTTTACCTACTATGCGGCTGATGGCCCTACCGGAGAATATGTTCCTTTAACAGACACCAGGCTTACTAATGTGTTTAATTACGATCAGAATGTAACCTCAGGATATTTGTCGTATACGCTTAACTTTTTAAAGGATTATACTCTAAAAGCAGGCTCCAGATATGAATATACGACCATCAATGCTAAGTTTCAGCAGGAACAGGATGAGATTACCATTCCTTCGTATGGAACCCTGGTGCCTAGTGTAAATATTTCTAAAAAGTTGAAAAATGGTAATACATTAAAAGCCGCTTATAACCGTCGTATTCAGCGTCCTTCCCTGCAATTTTTAAATCCCAATGTGCAGGCTTCCAATCCGCTTTCCGAAACGGTGGGTAATCCTGACCTGAGACCAGAGTTTACCAATAACTATGAAGTAGGCTATAATACTTATATCAAAAAAACATCTTTGTCCTTTTCGGCCTTCATGCGCAATACCACTGGGTCTATCCAGGCAAACAGAACCCCGGTTGGAGATGTGATTCGTACCACGTATGAAAACATTGGGAAAGAAGATGCCTATGGGTTGAGTGTATTCGGCAATGTGAGTCTTTCCAACAAACTGAGCTTTAATGCAGGCACAGATATGTATTATGCAGTGCTGAATAACAATGTATCGAATGCTATGTACAAGGCAAGCAACGAAGGATTTGTGTACAATATCCGGGGGATGGGTAGTTATACCATTGGCGATGGCTGGGGATTACAATTATTCGGATTTTACCGCGGCCGGCAAGTGCAGTTACAAGGTTTTCAGGGAGGATTTGGTATCTATAGCCTGAGTTTGCGGAAAGAGTTCAACGATAAAAAGGCAAGCATTGGCTTCGGTGCTGAGAACTTCTTTACTACGGCTGTGAAAATGCGCAGTGAACTCGCTTCTCCCATACTTACTCAATCTAGTGTAAATACCATGCGCAATATGAGCTTTAAAGTTACGTTCAGCTACCGTATCGGTAAAATGACCATGAATACCAGACGTAGTAAATCGGTAACAAATGATGATTTAAAAGGCAATGAAGGCGGCGGAAATGCACAGGAAAGTGGCGCACAAATGGGAGGCGGACAGCCGCAAACACCCAGAGGCACACAAGGACAAATGCCTGCTGTACTGCCTAAAGGAACACAAAACACTAAGCCCAATACTACGCCTGCAGATAGTACCCAGACAGAAAACGCTGCTCCGGCAGAACTGAGCGGAAAATGGGCTGGCAAAATGGGTATGTTTGATGCTACCTTCAACCTGAAAGCAGCAGGTGATCAGTTAACCGGCACTATGTCTACTCAAATGGGAGAAACTCCGATTACCAATGGAAAAATAACCGGCAATACCTTTTCCTTCACGGTATCTGTAAATGGCAATGAAATTCCTTTTCAGGGAAAACTGGAAGGTGGTCAACTGTTAATAGATACTGAATTCAGAGGCAATCCTGTTAGAGGAAATTTTATCAAGCAA